The sequence below is a genomic window from Pseudomonadota bacterium.
GAGCGACCTTATAAAGTACAACCGGAAACCCGATACTCTATCGGAGGCAGTGGTGTCCACAGTGGACACCACCATGCAAATCTCTGGAAAGGCTTATACTTCCTTGTTCCGCACAATTTCACTTTTAAAACTTTCTTCTGAAATTCAGGCTGAAATCAGGTCAGGGAATCTCCCTGTTTCCCATGGATATCTATTTGCCGCGAATCTCGATTGCCCTGATCGTATGAAGATTTTCACCGACATTATAAAGACGCCTGTAACCTACATTACACTTGAAAGAATGCTCACCGCATACAAACAAGCCAAACCAGACCCGAATAATACAAAACCAGTATCCGTGAAGAAACATGTTAAAGGCCTGATATCCATAAAAACAGGTTTTGAAAAGGGTCTTGGAACGTATATACGGGAAGACGTTGAAGCATTTCTCTATGAACTGCAGGTTTTTTGTGATTTCGTACAACAACAGGCGCCTATGATCCCATACGGCAAAAAAAGACCGCCACAGGTGTGAGAAAGTCAGTGAATAGTGAATAGTGGAAAAGATAGAAAATATGAAAAGTCAGTGAATAGTGAATAGTGGAAAAGATAGAAAATATGAAAAGGCAGTGAATGGCGAATAGTGGAAAAGATAAAATAAAGAATTTCAAGAATTTGAAGAAAGCTGTAGGTATGGATATCCATACCTACATTAACGAAACCAGTAAAATGAAAATGATTACCGGTTTAATAAAATGCCTTTAAATATTCACTAACGACTATTCACTGCAGTTATTTAACCATGAACGGCTTTTATCGGTAATGTGAAATAAAAGGTGGCGCCTTCATCTATCTTCCCTTCGGCCCATACTCTGCCGCCATGTCGGGCAATGATCCTCTGTACGATTGCAAGCCCGATACCTGTCCCCTCATACTCGTTATCGTTGTGCAGTCTTTGAAATGCATTGAAGATCTTTTCTGCATGTTCCATATCAAACCCTGCACCGTTATCCTTCACAAAAAACATATTTTCGTCTTTCCCTGCTTCCCCACCCACCTCGATGATTGCAATATCTCTGTGTTTGGTAAATTTAATTGCGTTGGAAAGAAGGTTCATAAATACCTCGCGTATCATTGAAGGATCACCGGTTCCATGAGGGGCACTATTTATCAAGAAATTGATCTTGCGTCCTCGGTTTATCACCTTAAGCTCTTCAAAAACGTCTTTTGCAATCTCCCCCATATCCAAGTCCTCAACTTCAAAATCCTTTCTCTTCAGCCGTGATAACGCAAGTAGGTCATTTATCAACTGGTTCATCTGTTTTGTGCTTTTCAGGATTGCATTAAGATACATCTGTGCCTTTTCGTTAAGGTCTTTTCCATATTTTTCTGAGAGCATATGTGAAAACCCCTCAATGCTGATAAGAGGTGTACGGAGATCATGGGAGACGGAATATGAAAACGCCTCAAGCTCTTTGTTCGCAGCCTCAAGCTGTACAGTGCGTTGCCTTACCCTTTTTTCCAGTTCTTCGTTTAATTGTCGGACCTCCCTTTCTGCCCTTTTTAATTCCGTAATATCCATAAAAGACAAAACACTTTTCTGTGTTCCGTGGACCAGATCAACTGTGATGGAAATGTCCCTTAAATCCCCTTGTCTGGTAATGAACCTGATCTCATAGTTTTTCGGGGTAGAATCAGGATCAATTCTTCGTAAGTTATGATAATTGAGCATTTTTTCAAGGTCATCTTTGGCTATAAATTCTATCCAACTTCTTTTGGATTGCAACTCTTCATTTGAATAGCCTGATAATTTTTGAAATTGCATATTTGCAAGGGAGATTGTAGTGTCCCCCTCGCTTACAATAGTAGCGGTTCCGGTATTTTCAAAAACGGTCCGGTACAATTCGTCTGATTTTTCCATAAATACGTTTCTCAACAAAATTCATTTTAACTAAAGTGCAAAAATACGTAAAGGTTTTTTTTCAGCTTTTTATGGGTATTACCTGTGGGAAGGGGCGGCATGATCCCTGTGTTGCGGCATGACCCCTGTAGTGTGAGGCTAAATATTATAATTACTTATGATAAAAGAGCCCTCCGGCAAAGCTGACAGATGATTGACCGTCGGTCCACTGTTTGTAGCTGACTATTTCGCCCGTACTGTTTTCGAGCAGTTTTAACTGGAAATATATCGGGGTCAGTCCGCATATCCTGCGCCTATCTCCTTCATTTTGAATTGTTTTGAAAAAACCGTCTGCGTCAACGTTGCCGATACATCTTAAAAGCTCCTCATCTTTTGCCCTGGATTGACCGAGCGTCAGGGCATCGAGGTCGTACTTGTCTCCGAATTGCGCCCCGATATGTGCAAGGTCGGCTCCTGATATAATGATATACGGTTTTTCGTATTCGGTGAGAACAGATTTAAAATTATCAATAATATCTTTTAGCTCCTGGTCTGTTTCAATATTCTTGTCGCCGTTTATGTGTTCGTGTAACGAGCCTGTAAGAATAGGAAAAATTTCGAAATCATTCTGAATCATGAATTGAATGAGCGGCAACTGGAGCTCAATTGAATGTTCGTTACGATGTGGCCACTCATCAATGTAGCCTTTCAGCACATCGTTGTGCTTAATGAGTCTGCAAAAGTCTTCCGAGTTTGGTATTATATCAAGGGGTGTAGCGAAGCTTTTCGATGATATACTCCATATTTTTTCAGTGGGATAGTGTGACGTGCCGAATATAATGAGAAGGGATTTCCCCTGGCCTTTTAATGAACTATAGGTATCACAATACACCTCTGTTCCTCTTCCGTAATCGATATGCGGAGCAAGCATGCCTGTAATCCTGCCTTTTGGCGTTTCATATCTTGCTGTCCTGAACATTTCATCAAGAAATACGAGTAATTCCATTCTGTTTGCCTGATAACTCTTTCCTGCAAGATATGGTTTCCTGATAGGGTCGTTTTCATATGTTTCTTTCAGTCCGGCAAGATGTTGCTTAAAGTGTTCACTGAACAGGAGCAGGTTTTTATCCATATCTTCAACGAGTTGCCGGATATGCTCGATGTATAGAAGTTCACCGGAAGCCTTAATATATTCTACCTGAATGTCCCGCAAAGACCTTGTTCCATCCATTAGAGAAAGAAGGAAAACCAGATCCTTTGATACAACGAGGGAATTTTCCATAATCCCTTCTGCATCTTTAAGCAGTACCAGTTCTTCTCCATCCTGTTTAAAGGGGTGTGCTTCAATGTATCGTATTTTGGGGAAATCCATA
It includes:
- a CDS encoding ParB N-terminal domain-containing protein, translating into RRIAKVCFAVACKIIACNIKRWAKALFTSKRTLQGCTSILCVYFKLTLSALMGEPWFKKQIFFLGSNLNLLRKGTYFSGILICGERRLVAAQQLGLESVPVRVIEAGKELGETIALQLTENLQREDLNPIDQAKGILSYIQAKHPDKGYDVDGVMSDLIKYNRKPDTLSEAVVSTVDTTMQISGKAYTSLFRTISLLKLSSEIQAEIRSGNLPVSHGYLFAANLDCPDRMKIFTDIIKTPVTYITLERMLTAYKQAKPDPNNTKPVSVKKHVKGLISIKTGFEKGLGTYIREDVEAFLYELQVFCDFVQQQAPMIPYGKKRPPQV
- the amrB gene encoding AmmeMemoRadiSam system protein B, which codes for MDFPKIRYIEAHPFKQDGEELVLLKDAEGIMENSLVVSKDLVFLLSLMDGTRSLRDIQVEYIKASGELLYIEHIRQLVEDMDKNLLLFSEHFKQHLAGLKETYENDPIRKPYLAGKSYQANRMELLVFLDEMFRTARYETPKGRITGMLAPHIDYGRGTEVYCDTYSSLKGQGKSLLIIFGTSHYPTEKIWSISSKSFATPLDIIPNSEDFCRLIKHNDVLKGYIDEWPHRNEHSIELQLPLIQFMIQNDFEIFPILTGSLHEHINGDKNIETDQELKDIIDNFKSVLTEYEKPYIIISGADLAHIGAQFGDKYDLDALTLGQSRAKDEELLRCIGNVDADGFFKTIQNEGDRRRICGLTPIYFQLKLLENSTGEIVSYKQWTDGQSSVSFAGGLFYHK
- a CDS encoding ATP-binding protein — its product is MEKSDELYRTVFENTGTATIVSEGDTTISLANMQFQKLSGYSNEELQSKRSWIEFIAKDDLEKMLNYHNLRRIDPDSTPKNYEIRFITRQGDLRDISITVDLVHGTQKSVLSFMDITELKRAEREVRQLNEELEKRVRQRTVQLEAANKELEAFSYSVSHDLRTPLISIEGFSHMLSEKYGKDLNEKAQMYLNAILKSTKQMNQLINDLLALSRLKRKDFEVEDLDMGEIAKDVFEELKVINRGRKINFLINSAPHGTGDPSMIREVFMNLLSNAIKFTKHRDIAIIEVGGEAGKDENMFFVKDNGAGFDMEHAEKIFNAFQRLHNDNEYEGTGIGLAIVQRIIARHGGRVWAEGKIDEGATFYFTLPIKAVHG